The Gordonia mangrovi genome includes the window CCAGCCGCCCGGCGAGGTCGTCGGGCAGGCTGCAGACCTCCAGGGTGGAGCCGAGCACGAACTCTCCCGGATGCAGCACGAACGGCTCACCCTCGGCGGGTTCGACGAGAGAGGTCAGTTCGTCCTGACGCTGCGCCGGATCGATGTGGGTGTACTTCGTGTTGTTGAAGACCCGGAAGAGCCGATCCAGCCGCACATCCACGCTGGACGGCTGCACCAAGGCGGGATCGAACGGCTCGAGCGCCAACCGTCCGTCGGCGATCTCGGCGCGGATGTCGCGGTCGGAGAGGAGCACGCTGTGAGGTTAGCCGACGCGGGTTGGTGAACGACCGATGACCGCCGGCTGTCGAACCAGATGCGAATCTGCCCGAAGCATGGCCAACCGCCCGAATCCTCTTTTACAGTGACCCGCGTGACTGTCACGTGATCAGCGCGTGATGTGTGCGAGACACAGGTGGCAGAGGTAGATGCGCGGGCGTGGGGGTTTCGGTTTGGTGGTCGATGGTCGTGCGCGCCGACGCGCGCTGGTGGTCGCGGTTGTCATGCTGGTGGTGACCGCGGTCACGGTGTCCTTCGGTGCCGAACGCGGTGTCGGCGCAGTGGCGTCGGCCGCCCCGGTCTCGCCGTCCACGGCGAGTCCGCGGCCTGCGGACGCCAGGGACGAGCCCGAGGAGTGCGTCGGCTCACGGTTCGCGACGTTCGGGGCCGTCTACGACGCGATCTTTGATTCTCTGCTACCGACGATGCCACCCGAGATGCAGAAACGGGCCCCGTCGATCAAAGCGCGGGCCCATCGGGACATGCAGGGACTGCGGATCTCGAAGCTCGCGGTCTCCAATCACCCCTATGACATGGGCGCCGACGACGAGAGCCCGATCATGACCTATCGGGATCCGATCTCGCAGTGGATCGTGACCCAGTTGCTCAACGTGCGCGAGGGTGATGCGACCGAGGCGATCCCAGTGGAGAACCTGACCGTCGCGCAGGCCGTGGAGACGGTGTGGCTGTACCTATATGTGACAGTGATGGTGCCCTTGACGATCGCCCGTCGGACCGTGCCGTCGATCGCGACCGTGGCCGGGCCGATCAGCGTCGGCACCCTGATCACCCTGCCGATCCTGCTCGGGGTATTCGCCGCGACGCAGGTGTACCAGGCCGTCAGTGCGCGTCTGATCGATGCGTGCATCGTCTCGGTGTCCCGCTCGGAGAAGGAGAACGCGGGCAAGGCTGTCAAGGATCTCCGTTTCACCGGGTCGGTGCCCGCGCTGCTGCGCGACATCGCCGATCAGGTGGACCTCGCCGACCCGGAGACGTGCCCCGCGATCGGCACCTTGCCGCTGTCGCGGATCGTCGAGCGGACCTCGACGTACCTCCAGTCGATTACCTCCGACGCGGCGACCGATCGCCGGATCGCTGCGATGGGCGACGATGTGCGGCAGTGGATGCAGCAGACCCGAGTACATCAGAACCTCATCCCGGCCGATCCCGCCGACTACAACACCGCCGAATACGTCATCTCTCAGATCGGCGTGCTGATCCCGTACGTCGGTGGCGCGCCCCTCGACGTGGTGATCGGATTGAGCCACAACCGCAATCAGGGTGACGACTTCGCCGCGACGGTACCGATCGCCGACCTGTCGGTGACCAAGACGCTGACCGCGGCGTACTACGCCTACGCGTTGGCCGCGCACATGGTCGAGTTGGCCTGGTCCCAGGGCGGGGTGGACCCTGCCGCGGCTCTGCTCAACGATTTGTTCCCCGACGCCGGCATCACCGCCGACATGATCCCGAAGTCCACCGGTCTCCTCGGCGCACCCAACCTGTACGGACTCGTCGTGTACCACAACGTGTTGCGTTCGATGTGTCTCGCCGAGGACACGCGCCCGGCCGCACCGAAGGCGTCGACAAATCGGGTGCCGGTGTCGGCTGCGCGGTGGTGATGCGCGCAATCAGGCGCGGCGGCGCGGCCGCACCGCCCGCTCGGTGATCGCCAGCACCAGTCGGCGCGGCGCAAAGCGGTTCGACGCGGCCATGATCCGGTTCGGCACCCCGTCGACCACGCTAGGTTTGCCGCCGTCCAGCGCACGCAGCGCGGTGTCGACCACCTGCCGCGTCGTGCGCCGCGCGCCGACGGCCGCATCCGCGGAGCCGGCCACGTCGAAGAAATCGGTATCGGTCGCCCCCGGGCACAGTGCGAGAACCTTCACGCCGAGCTGTCGGCCCTCCCACCACAGCGCCTCACTCAACGACAGGACGTAGGCCTTCGTGGCGCCGTAGACGGCCATGTGTGGGATCGGTTGGAACCCAGCGGTACTGGCCACATTGACGATGGCACCGACGCCACGGTGGGCCATCCGCTGGAAGTAGACCGTGGTGAGGTCGGTCAGGGTGGCGACGTTGAGCGCCACCTCGTCGCTGATGCGACCGGGGTCGGCGTCGACGAGGTCGCCGTGTGTGCCGAAACCGGCGTTGTTGATCAGCATGTCGACGGTCAGGTCTCGCTTGTCCACCTCGGTGATCAGGGTTTCGGCCGCGCCTGGCAGGGACAGGTCGGCTGGGATGACCTCGACACGAATGCCGTGCCGAGCGGCCAGTTCGTCGGCGAGTGCGGCGAGCTTGTCCTCGCTGCGGGCCACGAGGATCAGGTGAGATCCTTCGGCCGCCAACGTGTGTGCGAACTCGGCGCCGATGCCGCCGCTGGCGCCGGTGATCAATGCGGTCTTGTCCCGATAGTCCATCGGGTCGCTCCTGTCGGTCAGGGTGTCGGATGGTGGAGGATGCCGAGGCCGGCGAACGCCAGGTCGGCGAGGATGTCGGCGTGCCGGGCCAGCTGCGGGCCACGGTCGGCGGGTGTGCCGACGTCGACGAGGCCCTTGATGCCATGGAAGGCGCCCACCAGGACCGTCGCCAGCCCCTCGGCGTCGAGTTCGGCACGGAATTCTCGCGTCTGCTG containing:
- the dcd gene encoding dCTP deaminase, which produces MLLSDRDIRAEIADGRLALEPFDPALVQPSSVDVRLDRLFRVFNNTKYTHIDPAQRQDELTSLVEPAEGEPFVLHPGEFVLGSTLEVCSLPDDLAGRLEGKSSLGRLGLLTHSTAGFIDPGFSGHITLELSNVANLPITLWPGMKIGQLCLIRLSSPAEHPYGSSSVGSKYQGQRGPTPSRAYLNFTRPAD
- a CDS encoding SDR family NAD(P)-dependent oxidoreductase, with protein sequence MDYRDKTALITGASGGIGAEFAHTLAAEGSHLILVARSEDKLAALADELAARHGIRVEVIPADLSLPGAAETLITEVDKRDLTVDMLINNAGFGTHGDLVDADPGRISDEVALNVATLTDLTTVYFQRMAHRGVGAIVNVASTAGFQPIPHMAVYGATKAYVLSLSEALWWEGRQLGVKVLALCPGATDTDFFDVAGSADAAVGARRTTRQVVDTALRALDGGKPSVVDGVPNRIMAASNRFAPRRLVLAITERAVRPRRRA